One segment of Sphingomonas telluris DNA contains the following:
- a CDS encoding cupin domain-containing protein: protein MPKIDLESIEQVNRTGYPPPHNEAVAGRWYRRLAPATGLTDFGVSHVTLKPGAWSSQRHWHDGEDEFVVMLSGEAVLVEDEGRTVLRAGDLAAWPKGTGNGHHLRNESGEDCTFLAFGGGTNTGGGYSDIDMLFTTDGRYVHKDGSPFGDTTRPA, encoded by the coding sequence ATGCCCAAGATCGACCTTGAATCCATCGAGCAGGTCAACCGCACGGGCTACCCGCCGCCGCACAACGAAGCGGTCGCCGGCCGCTGGTACAGGCGCCTTGCCCCGGCGACGGGCCTCACCGACTTTGGGGTCAGCCACGTGACGCTGAAACCCGGAGCCTGGTCCAGCCAGCGTCACTGGCACGACGGCGAGGACGAGTTCGTCGTGATGCTGTCAGGCGAGGCTGTGCTGGTCGAGGACGAGGGCCGAACGGTGCTGCGCGCGGGCGACCTCGCCGCTTGGCCCAAGGGCACCGGCAATGGCCACCACCTCCGCAACGAAAGCGGTGAGGACTGCACCTTCCTCGCATTTGGAGGCGGGACGAACACGGGTGGCGGCTATTCGGACATCGACATGCTGTTCACTACGGATGGCCGCTACGTCCACAAGGACGGCTCGCCCTTCGGCGATACGACGCGCCCCGCTTAG